One genomic region from Jiangella sp. DSM 45060 encodes:
- a CDS encoding PLP-dependent aminotransferase family protein — protein sequence MAGPRTNSTGESLLVALDRECGEPLHRQLAAAVRDGVRSGRLRRGTILPPTRRLAGELGVSRGVVVEAYQQLVAEGYLTSRTGGYTEVAAAPAAQPAPSTRPQPPAPAVDFGYGRYDVSNFPRAAWLRSVRRAFTQAPNERFGYLTGRGVPELHEALADYLNRVRGTAAFPGTIVVSNGYAQGIALLAQVLAARGARRIAVEDPSADDDLRPLAGRLGLDVVGVPVDDDGLRTDLLAGLDADALVLTPTHQWPTGAVLSAPRRAEVLRWAEARGALVIEDDYDAEYRYDRLPVGAMQGLAPDLVAYSGTASKTLAPGLRLGWLVLPRSWVDDVAEAKLLADRGSPVLDQLAFADFLAHGEFDRHLRRMRPVYRQRRDALLAALAARLPELEPAGVSAGLHLVAWLPDDVDEAALVAAAARQGVRVNGVTPYRLSPADRGGLIFGYSALNERAVADGVARLATAFAQLRRT from the coding sequence ATGGCCGGACCCCGGACCAATTCCACCGGCGAGAGCCTGCTCGTCGCGCTCGACCGCGAGTGCGGCGAACCGCTGCACCGGCAGCTCGCGGCGGCCGTGCGCGACGGCGTCCGGTCCGGCCGGCTGCGCCGCGGCACCATCCTCCCGCCCACCCGCCGCCTCGCCGGTGAGCTGGGCGTGTCCCGCGGTGTCGTCGTCGAGGCCTACCAGCAGCTGGTCGCCGAGGGCTACCTCACCAGCCGGACCGGGGGGTACACCGAGGTCGCCGCGGCGCCGGCGGCCCAGCCCGCGCCGTCCACCCGGCCGCAGCCGCCCGCGCCGGCCGTCGACTTCGGCTACGGCCGCTACGACGTCTCGAACTTCCCGCGCGCGGCGTGGCTGCGCTCCGTCCGCCGGGCGTTCACGCAGGCGCCGAACGAGCGGTTCGGGTACCTGACCGGCCGCGGCGTGCCTGAGCTGCACGAGGCGCTGGCCGACTACCTCAACCGCGTCCGCGGCACCGCGGCGTTCCCCGGCACCATCGTCGTCAGCAATGGGTACGCGCAGGGCATCGCGCTGCTGGCGCAGGTGCTGGCCGCCCGCGGCGCGCGCCGCATCGCCGTCGAGGACCCGTCCGCCGACGACGACCTGCGGCCGCTGGCCGGCCGGCTGGGCCTGGACGTCGTCGGGGTGCCGGTCGACGACGACGGCCTGCGCACCGACCTGCTGGCCGGCCTCGACGCCGACGCGCTGGTGCTGACGCCGACGCACCAGTGGCCGACCGGCGCGGTGCTGTCAGCGCCGCGCCGGGCCGAGGTGCTGCGGTGGGCGGAGGCGCGCGGCGCGCTGGTGATCGAGGACGACTACGACGCCGAGTACCGCTACGACCGCCTGCCGGTGGGCGCGATGCAGGGGCTGGCGCCGGATCTCGTGGCCTACTCCGGGACGGCCAGCAAGACGCTGGCGCCGGGGCTGCGGCTGGGGTGGCTGGTGCTGCCGCGCTCGTGGGTCGACGACGTCGCCGAGGCGAAGCTGCTCGCCGACCGCGGCTCGCCGGTGCTCGACCAGCTGGCCTTCGCCGACTTCCTCGCGCACGGCGAGTTCGACCGGCACCTGCGCCGCATGCGGCCGGTGTACCGGCAGCGCCGCGACGCACTGCTGGCGGCGCTGGCGGCCCGGCTGCCGGAACTGGAGCCCGCGGGCGTCTCGGCGGGGCTGCACCTGGTGGCCTGGCTGCCGGACGACGTCGACGAGGCGGCGCTGGTGGCCGCCGCGGCCCGGCAGGGCGTGCGCGTGAATGGCGTCACACCGTACCGCCTTTCTCCAGCCGATCGGGGTGGATTGATCTTCGGATATTCCGCACTGAACGAACGCGCAGTCGCGGACGGAGTCGCGAGGCTGGCCACCGCGTTCGCGCAGCTGCGCCGGACCTGA
- a CDS encoding MarR family winged helix-turn-helix transcriptional regulator, whose product MTTPPEHAEALGRILELVIVVSDDLTRTLSAQGLTDARAHLLWELHHRGPSTQRMLADALRVSPRNITGLVDALVATGYVTREPHPTDRRATLVTFTEHGAATTAAMERDQQVFANILFDGMPDDRLAALMEGLDDVLARLKAHGLTVDATREATDPGTEDGR is encoded by the coding sequence ATGACGACCCCGCCGGAACACGCCGAGGCGCTCGGACGCATCCTCGAGCTGGTCATCGTGGTCAGCGACGACCTGACCCGCACGCTGTCCGCGCAGGGCCTCACCGACGCCCGCGCCCACCTGCTCTGGGAACTGCACCACCGCGGGCCGTCGACGCAGCGGATGCTCGCCGACGCGCTGCGGGTCAGTCCGCGCAACATCACCGGGCTGGTCGACGCGCTGGTCGCCACCGGCTACGTCACCCGCGAGCCGCATCCCACCGACCGCCGGGCCACCCTGGTCACGTTCACCGAGCACGGCGCGGCCACGACCGCGGCCATGGAGCGCGACCAGCAGGTGTTCGCCAACATCCTCTTCGACGGCATGCCCGACGACCGCTTGGCCGCGCTGATGGAGGGGCTCGACGACGTGCTGGCGCGACTGAAGGCGCACGGCCTGACCGTCGACGCCACGCGCGAGGCCACCGACCCCGGGACCGAGGACGGACGATGA
- a CDS encoding NAD(P)-dependent alcohol dehydrogenase, which yields MKAYVMRSYGSPAGLELADVPTPVPGDDEVLVRVRATSAQPYDWHHVRGEPRLSRLLPGTLGLRRPGIEILGADVAGEVAAVGRDVTGFAPGDGVFALVAGGGFGEYACVRAADLAPLPAALSFEQAAAVPLAAMTALLAVRDDGRVRAGLRVLVNGASGGVGTFAVQLAVAMGAEVTGVCSGRSAALVRGLGAADVVDRTAGDVTRGGRTFDVVVDTAGGHSAWAFRRILARDGTLVVVGGPAGRWVQPAGHAFGALLLNPFVSQRMTMTDVVGSGNRRANLLALTEYLDDGRVVPVIDRSYPFAELPEALRYSEEGRARGKIVVVF from the coding sequence ATGAAGGCGTACGTCATGCGCTCCTACGGTTCACCGGCCGGCCTCGAGCTGGCGGACGTCCCGACGCCGGTGCCGGGCGACGACGAGGTGCTGGTCCGGGTCCGCGCCACCTCGGCGCAGCCGTACGACTGGCACCACGTCCGTGGCGAGCCGCGGCTGTCCCGCCTGCTGCCGGGCACGCTCGGGCTGCGCCGGCCGGGCATCGAGATCCTCGGCGCCGACGTCGCCGGCGAGGTCGCCGCCGTCGGCCGGGACGTCACCGGCTTCGCCCCGGGTGACGGCGTGTTCGCACTGGTCGCGGGCGGCGGTTTCGGCGAGTACGCCTGCGTGCGTGCGGCCGACCTCGCGCCGCTGCCGGCCGCCCTCTCGTTCGAGCAGGCGGCCGCGGTCCCGCTGGCCGCCATGACGGCGCTGCTGGCGGTCCGCGACGACGGCCGGGTGCGGGCCGGTCTGCGGGTGCTGGTCAACGGCGCGTCGGGCGGGGTCGGCACGTTCGCCGTCCAGCTGGCCGTCGCGATGGGCGCCGAGGTCACCGGCGTGTGCAGCGGGCGCAGCGCCGCACTCGTCCGCGGGCTCGGCGCCGCCGACGTCGTCGACCGCACGGCCGGCGACGTCACCCGCGGCGGCCGGACGTTCGACGTCGTCGTCGACACGGCGGGCGGGCACTCGGCGTGGGCGTTCCGGCGGATCCTCGCGCGCGACGGCACCCTGGTCGTCGTCGGCGGGCCCGCCGGGCGCTGGGTGCAGCCGGCCGGGCACGCGTTCGGCGCGCTCCTCCTGAACCCGTTCGTGTCGCAGCGCATGACGATGACCGACGTCGTCGGCAGCGGGAACCGGCGGGCGAACCTGCTGGCCCTGACGGAGTACCTCGACGACGGCCGGGTGGTCCCCGTCATCGACCGCAGCTACCCGTTCGCCGAGCTGCCCGAGGCGCTGCGGTACTCCGAGGAGGGCCGGGCCCGCGGGAAGATCGTCGTGGTCTTCTGA